In Benincasa hispida cultivar B227 chromosome 8, ASM972705v1, whole genome shotgun sequence, the sequence aatttcattttgaacactttagccaactaaatcaattggtaaaagcatctttagcttaaactattcgagagaataagtaagccagcatcaagttagaacgcctagtacatctagagatagactcactggtgttttattgcatcctgtgttcgatgcatacatcctagagataggtattttatgatatttgcattgagaagtgtcaaatagagtctaacgcataaacggagataagcaaatcatctcattcgcatcatattcttgtttgtGTACATCCAACTTAGATCGACGTATATCACTTGCATCAAAATCCATTTTCACACAACCCATCATTCTCACTCGACCCTTTTGTATCTTTTTGCGTCACACAgcaccttagtgtaaataactcatttctccATACACTTAAGACATCCCTACAACAGTTACAACGCATTGTCTGCGTTAGCTTTAAATcagaatccctgagttcgaccatAGAATTACCTGGAACctaagttggatttatacttggatcgatttaggaaaacttgaacgtcaatagagGAGTGTCATGCGTTCTGTTACACATCTCTAATGCATCAACGTGTTACTAATACATCAATGTATCATTCATacttaaaacttatttttcctAATTATTTTATAGAATACACTCCTAAGATCAAATCATGAAATAAAcggaacaagtttttggcaccgttgccggggattcagCAACAAAACTAACAAAAAATTTGCTTGTATGTTTTGTAGGAACACTTCAGTTGAGGGAGTATTACGAGCTAAGCCGAAGCTTGTAAACGTTTATGAGCCGAGAGAGCACTCCTGAACTTGTATACGACCCCAAAGTAGAAAGGACCTTCCGACAAAGAAATCGATTAAATTGTCATCATAGGTTAAGGCAACAATTGCTCAGACAACAAAGCAGGCAACAACAAATGGCAGACGAACAGGCAAATCAAAACTTAGCTCAACAGCTAGCCCACGCTGCATAAAATCCTATCGTAATGGCAAATAGTAGCACGGATCCCATGAGGGAGTATGTGTCTCCTGGgttgtatgatttctcacccGGGATCATATATCCAACGCCAGATGGGAcaagatttgagatgaaatccGTGATCTTACAAATGCTCCAAACAGCTGGACAATTTGGGGGTGCTTCGGGAGAAGACCCTCACGCCCACATGAAACGTTTCTTGGAAATGTGCAACTCATTTACGATTCCTGAAATCACCCCAGAAGCTACCAGGCTATCTTTATTCCCATATTCTCTGTGTGACGATGCAAAGAAATGGGTAAATTCTTTGGAGCCTGGTTAGATCACAACCTAGGAAAAGTTGATGGAGAAATTCATTCAGAAATACTTCCCACCCACCACCAACGCAAGGAGGCGGAGAGAGATCAAGAAATTCGAGCAAGAAGAAGCTGAAACCTTGACCGCCACATGGGAGCGTTTAAAAGGATTAGTCAAGAATTGCCCCAATCATGGATTACCGTTAACCATCCAGATGGAGACTTTCTATTGCGGATTAAACAGAGCATCTCAAATGACAACCGACGCAGCGACAGCTGGCGGCATCATGGACAAATCTTATACTGAAGCTAAGGAAATATTGGACCGCATTGCAAAGCATAATATGGAATGGATGGATGATACTTACAACGCAAGAGCAGAAAGGAAGAGACAATCTCAAAATGTGAATTCTATTGATTCTAACACAATAGCCATGCTCTCTGCACAAGTGGCTACTATGAACAACCTTTTGTAAAATATATCACTAGGGAACGGATCAAATCAACAAAAGGTAAATCAGGAAACATTTGTACAGCCCATGGTTAGCTGTGTGGGCTGTAGAGATCCCCATTCCTACTCtgattgcccacaaaatccgCAATCAGTATGCTTCATTAAAAATAACCTATTCTCAAACACATATAATCCCGAATGTaggaaccatccaaatttcTCTTGGGCAGGTAATCAACAGGAGCCACACCACCCAGGGGTGAACTAGCAGTAAAGGCAAGGATCGCTGCCTACATTCCAGCCAACGCAGCAGCCGCACCAACAATCCTTTAATAGAAGAGGTCATGCGTTGAGTTCAACATCTTCGCTTGAAAACCGCTTAAAGGAGTATATCGCCCAGAACGACGCATTGCTAAAAAGTCAGGCATCGTCCATCAGAAACCTGGAGATACAGGTGAGGCAGATTACGAGTGAGCTGAAGAATCGGTAGCCTGGAGTCTTGCCTAGCAACACGAAAACCCCGGGgaataaaaatggaaaagagTAATGTCATGCGGTGACATTACGAAGTGGCAAAGCTCTTGAAGAAAGAACCATGAACTCAAGAGCCAACAACCCTTCAAAAGAACTCAACACACGCCCAACGGCAttagaagatcaagaaaaaaggACGCTCGGATCCACAAGCCATTCGGAGCCAAGCACGTCTAACACGGGAAAACCTGTGGTGTCGCTGAATGCACCATTCCCTAGACGcttaatgaagaaaaatgaCGAACAACAATTTAAGCGTTTTCTTGAACTCCTGAGGCAACTGCACGTCAATATTCCATTTGTAGAAGCCTTAGAACAAATGCCAATATAcgtcaaattttttaaggatattttgaCAAAGAAAATGAGAGTCAACAAGACGGAAGTAATTGCACTAACACAAGAGTGCAATGCGTAGTCAGCTACAGACTACCCAAGAAACAGAAGGACGTAGGAAGCTTCACAGTCCCGTGCTCGATCGGAGGGTTAGATGTGAGACATGCATTGTGTGATCTAGTAGCAAGCATTAACCTCATGCCACTCccaatcttcaagaaattgggAATTGGTGAAGCACAACCCACTTCTGTAACTCTTCAACTCGCTGATAGGACGATCAAGTACCCTGAAGAAAAGATTGAAGATGCTTTGGTAAAAGTTGACAACTTCATATTCCGGTTGATTTCATTATCTTAGATTATAAAGCAGACGGGGATGTACCAATTATTCTTGGACGACCCTTTCTAGCCACTGGGAAAGTATTAATAGATGTGCATAAGGGAGAATTGACCATGTGTGTAGACAATCAGGAagtgaagtttaatgtgttaaatGCATTAAAGTTCCCGGATAGTGAAGAATGTAAACTCAACAGAATAGAGTTGCCTAAAGATGAAGCGACCTAAGTTTGCGAGGTCCTTACAttgaaagaaaacatgaaagaacccgagccgccaagtctgagtgagcggcGGACGAAACCAACGTGTCCATCACTATAGGAACCACCATAACTCGAGCTGAAATTTTTACCTAATCACCTTAAATATGCTTTCCTTGGAACAAACAAAACCTTACCTGTAATTATTTCCACGAATCTTACCAAGCCCAACGAACATTCTCTTTTGCAGATGTTGCAAAAGCACATGCGTGCAATAGGTTGGATGTTGGCTAACATCCGTGGCATTAGCCCATCTTAATGCCCCTTTGGAACATTCGCATTCAGGCGCATGCCTTTTGGGCTATGTAACACACCTGGaacattccaaaggtgcatgatggcaatttTCTCTGACTTCTTGGAAAAGACCGTTGAAGTTTTCATGGACGATTTTTAagtctttggagactcattACAATCATGCTTAGATAACTTGGAGGCCGTCCTCGCTCGATGCGAGGAAACAAATCTTGTGTTGatttgggaaaaatgtcactttatggtgaCTGAAGGCATTGTTTTGGGCCACAAGGTATCTAAAGCTAGGTTGGAAGTTGTCATAGCTAAACTTCCTCCACCATCAAATGTAAAAGCTCTACGAAGTTTTCTAAGATATGCTGGCTTCTACCGAAGGTTCATTAaaggattttctcaaattgcgcGACCTCCAAGCGCATTATTAGAAGCGAACCGGCCCTACGAATTCAACGACGACTACTGTGATGCATTTGAAACACTAAAATATGCGTTGACTACAGCTCTAGTACTAATAGTACCGGATTGGACGCAATGTTTCATTCTAACGTGCAACACAAGTGATGTTGCAGTAGGTACCATGTTGGGGCAGAAGAAAGGGAATTTGATACACCCCATCTTTTATGTGTCCAAGACATTGAACGACTCTCAGGAACACTACACAACCATGGAGAAAGAAATGCTGGCTATAGTGTTTGGTATCAAAAAGTTTATATCTTATTTAGTTGCTGCGTCAGCAACCATCTATAGAGATCACTCAACCATTAAGTTCCTGATGAGTAAAAAGGACGCGAAACCAAGATTAATTAGATGGGTGCTGCTATTGCTAGAATTTGACATTGATATTCAGGACAGAAAGGGGACTGAGAATCAAGTGGCCGACCACCTGTTTAGATCAGAGAATTAGGAAATACAAGACcaagaaaatgaaatcaaaGATGCATTTCCTGATGAAAGCTTATTCAGAGTTGAAGGCAGGGAACCTTAGTATGCAGACATAGTTAATTACATAAATACCAAGCAATTCCCCGAACACTTCAACTCTCAGCAAAAGAAACGGTTGGTACACGAtagcaaattttatttttgggatgaactgTTTCTCTACAAACAAGGCCCCACTCCATTATGCGTCGATGCATTCTGGAGGAAGAGACACAACGCATCCTTGCTGAGTGTTATGACTTTTCTTACGGAGGGAATTTTAGAGGACAAAAAACCGCTACGAAGATTCTTCAAAGCGGATACTTCTGGCCCAACCTCTTCAAAGACGCAAGGGAGTATGTTCGCAAGTGTGACCCTTGCCAATGCACCGGAAATATCTCATCAAGGGAAGCAATGCCTCTGAACaatattcttgaagttgaattatttgatgtctAGGGCATTAattttatgggaccttttcccCTATCCTGCAGTTAACAATATATCCTGCTTGTAGTAGATTATGTATCAAAGTGGGTGGAAGCAGTAGCTTGTGCCAAAAATGATGCATCGACTGTTTCTAACTTTCTTACCAGGAACATTTTCAAACGCTTTGGAACACCAAGAGCCCTGATAAGTGACAAAGGTACGCATTTCATTAACCGCATCATTTCTAAATTGCTTGCCAAATATAATGTCAGGCACAAGATCGTTACCGCATACCACCCGTAAACCAACGATCAAGCTGAGGTATCAAATCGGGAAATAAAATCAATACTGGAAAAAGTTGTCAACGCATCGCGGAAAGACTGGGCACAGAGACTGGATGAAGCACTCTGGGCCCACAGGACTGCCTACAAGACccccataggtatgtctccatactcCTTAGTATTTGGAAAAGCTTATCACTTACCCTTAGAGTTGAGCACAAAGTTTTCTGGGTagtaaagaagctgaatttaAACTTGGACGTCGCGGGCGATCAACGTAAACTTCAGCTCAATGAGCTCAAGGAATGGCAGTTGAACGCATACGAGAACAACAAGCTCTACAAGGAAAAAACCAAAAGTTGGCACGACCAACGCATTAGTAAGAAAAAGTTTGTTGTTAGccaaaaagttttattattcaTTTCATGATTGCATTTATTCCCAGGAAAATTAAAGTCGAGGTGGTCAGGACCATTCATTATCAAAAAAAATCTTTCCCCACGGAGCAGTAGAATTGATGCGGGAGGATGACATAAATACGTTCAAAGTAAATGGGCAAAGAGTGAAACCTTACTTTGAAGAAGGTGTAGAACGATAAAAGTCATCTCTCGTATTACGCGAAGCCAACTGAGGCTTGCGTTGAAGCATCCCTGCGTTCACATCGACACATATTCCAAGGACGCTTCTTCTATCTTCATTCCTTTTTGCATTATGTATTTTATCACTGCATTTGAGTTTACTCTGTTTGCTTGTCTTTGcattttaagtttattgatgaatgtttttgctttcttagtaagagatttatttgttttaaataaataaataaaaaaagttgtGTACAATCGAAAGAAGCTTAGGATAGGAATAAACTGACACGTTGGACTAAAGTCTAATGCATGGCCCAAATCGAAAGGACGCATCTCAAAAACGTAAAACACTCGAGTGCTTGGAAGCCTTAGGCACGTCCTTTCGACTCTGCAATAAATACTGACGTCAGGCGCCGCCTAGCGTCACCACTCTCTCTCCCCAGACCTATAAAATGCACAAcccttcattttctttcttcttccatcGCCTTCAAAGCTCTCttcgaaagaaaaaaaaaactagcacCTCAAGCCTTCACCGCCGCTCGATCAAGCTTGTTACTCCGATCATTCTTTGGCAGTAATGTCTTCAGCGTCCGACAGCCAAAACCAGTCGATGAGCTACGGAGACATGTCGTCAATAagcttcttctcttcttcatctACTTCAATGTCACCTCTTTCAAACCCTCGCCAAACTTCAAAAACCCCCATTCTAACCAAGCCTTTGCATGATGGGCCTTCTTCTACTTCCCAGTGACCATCTCAGTTGAAACCTGTCAAAACCACCACAAACCCTTCCtctaaaacccaccaaaaacGCAAAACCATCGCAAAACTAAAACCCAAAACTCCCACAAAATCGAGGCAGCAGTACCCTTCTTCCTTCACGGCTGCCAAGAAACCTTACACCAAGCCCGCCTCACCACCGTTCATTCCAAATATTACTCCGGTGGGTGCGACGTATGACCCTATCCCTGCTTATCTCCATAACGCGCCATCGCCCGCAGTGCGTCTAGTTACCCCACTATCCATCTAACCCTTAGCCACCATTTACCCGATTGAAGCAGAAGCTAGCCAACCGCCACGTTCACCCATTATCATTTCATCGCCTGGGTCGTCGCATACCCCATCCGACAACCCATCAATTACTCCACCAAGGCCCAGCTCTGATAGTCTTGCGTCAGAGCGAAACATTGAGGAACTCACAGAATTGGCTCAGAGAGACGAGCAAGAAGTCTTTGGAGCAATCTTGGCAAGTTTGTATAAGGGCCAAGAAGAGGAACAAATGATGCGTCCCGACCCAACCAACGCATCACTTGAAATCGATGAAGTGGAGGCTATGTAATGTTACTTGAAGCtgagttggaagaagaagaagatgatgaagaaaggGAAGTTGGCCCGGATGCGTCGCAACCTCGCCAATCTGATGCGAATGAAGGGCCATCAAAAGAGAAGAGAgtgatgagaaaaagaaaattaattttggaggaagaagaagagcagTCTGTATCCGGTCCTGAGGGTGCAACACATGAGAGCTGCTCAAGGTATCACGTTAGAGAAGCAATAGGAACAATATCAGCCCACAAGGCAGGGGTGAAGGAAGTCAGCTCTCCAAAGggaattggaaaatgaattaagGGAGCTGGCGTGGGAAGCCAAGGCACATAATGCGGGCAAGCGCAAGGTAACTAACGCTTACCTAAAAAGACCACAGGGAGGAAGCGCCAGTTTAGTGACATTCTTATAAAGAAGGCTTTTTCCCCGAACGCAACCTATTGTCAGCATACATAACTGAAATTGTGGAAGCAATAGGCTGGGGTCAGCTATGCGTTGGGCATACAAGAATTTGACCCAATTTTACAGTAGTGAGTTCGATATGGAAAAAAGTACGATATTTGTTGATGGTGTATTGGTGTGCTTCTCAGTCGATAAGATTAATGAAATGTTCAATATCACAAGTAACCCAAACATAGAGAGTAACCGCATATTCGAACATCTGACTCTGAGCCAAGTAGAAGATGCATTAAGAGTAGTGGCCAATCCTGGAAGCAAATGGCAAATGTCAAGAAATGGAGTAAAGATGTTAGCTTCTAGGAACCTGAAGCTAGACACAAACTTGTGGTATTATCTGATTAAGAAAAGCATCATGCCTACAATGCATGATAAGACATTGTCAAGAGAACGTGTCCTGGCCACTTACTATATCATGCAGCGCATTCCTCTAAATGTAGGAAGGATAATAAGGGATCAGATCAAAGCCATTAAAACCAAACCACGAGGACAACTTTATTTCCTTTAGCTGATCTGAACGTTGTGTGAACGCGGGGGTATCCCTCTGGGGGATGATTATGAGGAAATCGATGGTCTGATGGACATCAAGTTGATCAGACGTTTGCTTTGCCATTCGCCACAGCAGCCTACCCCACCTCGTAAAGAAGCGTCAGCCAGACCTCGACCCTTCAAACGCGCTCCCAAAAGAAGACGCGTCTGGGTGATTGAACACAACGATGAAGCTTCGGAGAATGAAGATTAAGAAGTGGAGCATGCATTCACTGATGAAGAAGCACGACCAGACCTAAACATCACTCTCCAAAACACACCATTGGCCCCGCAAGAAGGGAGTCTTGATCCAACGCACCCAGAGCCTACTGATGTAGATCAAGTTGGAAGAACTGAAGAGCCAGCACTGCCACAATAGTGCACTGATATTGACGAGTTGAAAACTTTTATTAGCGATCAACTCAGACCACTGGCTGCGTCCATTGAAAGTCTTCAACAACAAAACAGGGTTCTAAGGGATTACTTGTGGCAGCAAACAAGAAGAATGCAAGACCAGTTTGTCCACACAATGCAGTATATTAATCAAGTCTTGGTCAGAATGTTTGCCCTACCACCGCTACCTACTCACCTTAGGAACCCTCTGCGAtttatggatgaagaccctgcaGAAGAAGGCAGGGATGACGTGCCAGCACAATAAGTTTCGGGGTGTTGgttatttcttattttgttttatttgataatcttttgtatttgtttgctttgttttttattcCATTAGTTATCCaataaaaatgaatgaaaatttctcattttttttatccttgcgccttagcatactttttttttgttctttagctaTTTTTCTAGTCTTATGTGTTGCTTTACCTTAATGATATTAgcaatatgaaatttataagtatagagtaggcgttaggaaaatcaacaaaaCCTGGAAAATCAACAAAGCCTGAACTTTTCTAAAACGActacatgttttctttctaacgCATACAAGCTTTAAATCAAAACCCCTttcgaaattttgtttctcttttagcaatgaggatttagctgATCTCCGAATTTGGGGATGAGGGAAATCCGAGTTAAGACGCATTAATCGATTcatcaaaaagaaaggaaacaaaatagaaaaatgttaaaagCAACTCCTCTCTCATTACTCTAAAAGAAAAACCTCAAAGTGGCATGAGTTAAAAAGTTAGAACAGGCACTTAGCCATAGTTGGgtgctcgcatgacacctgtgggggaaagccaaaacgaagttaaatCTCCTAGACCAATGCATCCCAAAAACTCCTCTATTTAGTTTAAAGAAGTATTTTGAAACGCATGAAtgctagatatgagtttagttgtgaagggctCTCACCCGTAGTTAGATGCTCACATGAAACCtatggggacaagccaaaatgaaagtgggacacctggaacaacgcatgggtaatcgaaaatttatactttttctttttaaccgACATCTATTTTAAAAAGCATCTAAtgcattgctggtttagaaaaacgagaatgttttgagaaatgaaaggagtTGTTGACGAAAGGCTTGCTCGACCTAAAATAAACCATtattccttttagaaaagaatcaACTCGCGTTACATTTTCCAAACTTGTCTCAAGCTTATaagtgaatatgatgagaggtgaaCATTGCACACTAAAGACAGgggagataacaaagaattatttatggaatgcttgaggacaagcattgttcaaatttaggggtgtgataacttgtagaaatacaagttattgtggctcataagttggaacaattaggatctttaatgataaaatctcattatttttagaagaaacgcatgcaattactcaaacattatcaaactcatgcaaaagaatgtttattgctaaagTACTGTGGCACTAGTGAATGACATTGCAGGATCTCAACaagaggctaacgcatgattaagaaaagtgtcgcaagaaaagtctaacgcatgggccatgcgtcggagggattcaacgcaaggaagattcattgattcagcctgtttgtgtcaaatcaccacttgcaagcatgggcacctaCAGCGGGCGGTGTCTAaaaagcatctgagtgtcaggcggctaACCAGggtatggactttaatgctgcccatcatcaAGATGGAGAAGaccgacgcctataaatagaagaaaccCACCAGAGTTCAAAGTTCAGAAGTTCAAGTTCTCAACTCTCAGTTTTAGTCTCAGTGTTAGCTTAGTCTtagttttagatctttagagctaTGTTGTGGTGTTGAGAAGAgcaagagggaagagaaccaccaccatcgccgatcaaggagcggaggaagctgagctcgagagagacacttcttccatttcttatacaagtggttgtacacaactaaaattgagccaaagaggacaaaaGATTGTACTCTGCAGCTTGACTCATTTCATTTCATCTGACTTATTGCTGTCATCTTTTCATCTGATTAagtattggttttgtaaagacaatcaatttctttataaattcacatatttgatctatcatactttgccattgtttatttcttgNCAGTTGGAAGAACTGAAGAGCCAGCACTGCCACAATAGTGCACTGATATTGACGAGTTGAAAACTTTTATTAGCGATCAACTCAGACCACTGGCTGCGTCCATTGAAAGTCTTCAACAACAAAACAGGGTTCTAAGGGATTACTTGTGGCAGCAAACAAGAAGAATGCAAGACCAGTTTGTCCACACAATGCAGTATATTAATCAAGTCTTGGTCAGAATGTTTGCCCTACCACCGCTACCTACTCACCTTAGGAACCCTCTGCGAtttatggatgaagaccctgcaGAAGAAGGCAGGGATGACGTGCC encodes:
- the LOC120084112 gene encoding uncharacterized protein LOC120084112, with translation MNSRANNPSKELNTRPTALEDQEKRTLGSTSHSEPSTSNTGKPVVSLNAPFPRRLMKKNDEQQFKRFLELLSYRLPKKQKDVGSFTVPCSIGGLDVRHALCDLVASINLMPLPIFKKLGIGEAQPTSVTLQLADRTIKYPEEKIEDALVKVDNFIFRLISLS